The sequence below is a genomic window from Hippocampus zosterae strain Florida chromosome 15, ASM2543408v3, whole genome shotgun sequence.
AGGTGTTGAGGATGGTGAttgttaaaacaaatacaaaaaagatTTGATTAAAGAGGTAGTATGAGTGTCACACGATAGATAGAAAAACGGACATATGCGTAAAATGTACAAATAATCATGAAGCAAATCAAGATCAGAATGTTGGCGTTTGCTATCattaaaaatccatccatttccctcATTATTTCTTAAAAATCAACGTCAGCTGTATGCAAGCAGAAATGCAATTTGGCGGTTTCGTAACAATATGTCAAATTCAGCCTTGAAAGCAATTCATGAAAGGCATAAAAGAAGACGACATTAGAATAATCAAATAAAACGGGGACATTTAAAAATACTTGTGAAAAACGGAGGGCCGTGGACACCCCGGACCTCATTTTAGGCCCCCTGCGATGCATTTCTGGGCCccggcatgcccgcgaccctctcCAGGATAAgatgatgagaaaatggatggctggacgaACGGTTGGTTGCCTACGGGCAGCAAAATGCTACCCGCTCACCCTGAACGCCACCGTGAcaggaaataaagaaataaatcaagcgATGGCGAAAGTTTGCAAGAAAACTTCTCCGTCGCAACCTTCGCAGGGTGGGTGGACCGGAGATGTGCGAGGAAGGAACCTTACCATGATAATCCTGCAGGAGGAAGGCTCGATGACGTCCGTAGCATCCTTAACGTGACTTATTGGAGGGAGGGCggatgaggaggagggagcAAAAggaggcagggaggggggggtgggggggaaggatACTTAAAGATCAAAATCCAAGGCGATCGGCGAACGCCAAAAAGTTTCCAGGACATACGGAGAGGAACTGCTGCcggctgttttttcttttttttgggggggcagcggAACACTTCAttgtgcctttttaaaaattattcctCTTATTATTATCCGGAGGAAGATAGAGGTGCAcgcgagggggaggaggggggacgTCAAACGAAGCGGGAGTCAAGCGCATCGCACCAGGCGAGCCGCGCCCGGATCGCATcccagcagcagcggcagcggcggcggcggcaagggGGGCAGCGGGCTCCGCTTCCCGGCTTGGAGGTAAGGCGCAACTCGGGATCCCACACCCCGgtgcgtgcaaaaaaaaaaaaaaaaaaaaaacagcacaaagaCTGAAGGCACATTTTGCGTCCCATTCCAGCATGGCCAGTTCTCGCAAAGCCACTTTAATCCTGCTCATCTACGGAATCTTCATGCACCACAGCGTCTCCTGCACACCTCTGGGACTAAGTTACCCCAAAATCAGGTGGGTCACTTTTGCCCATGCAACGCACGAGTTCAAGGACGCACCACGTGTAGGATCCGCCGCGAAAGTGCACTTGGGCGCAAACgacaaacattccaaaaaagagaCGCTACATATTAGTGTGGAAATTTGCCTGGAGGTGCGTGTCCGGCGGGACCCCTTCTGCCAACCCCCGCCTTATTAAAAATGAGAGCGCAACGGATAGCCCTCGGGAGGAGCGGCAAGACGAGGGCGCGTCACCAAGAAGCGAATCGGAAAGCTTCAAGATTGAATTCTCCTTTGACATTTCTCTTTCCTatattgggtgtattttattttttttatatcgtGACTTGATGTAATTGCCagcatgtatttttgtttggcgCCGGCCAGATTgatggtatttttttaaaagaatcaaCGAAGAGCGGGAGACGGCTTCCACGTTGGAAATGAACAACAGCGCGAATGAATAAAAACGAAAAATAAGCTCACGCCTTTGATCCTTTCAAACGTGTGCgcgttcatttttcttttttgttttcgtgCCGGATGTGGTGACGATTTTCGGGCGTCTCTTGCGCAGGCTGGACAACGACGCGTTCGACGAGGACGCCAATTCCTTGGGCGAGTTGGGCTTCGACGGCGACCACCTCGCCCTGCGCAGCGCGCCGTCTTTaaacgacgacggcggcggcggcggcggcggcggcggcggcggcggctacaCGCTCTACTACCCCGCCGACAAGAGGTATTTCGATCTCTTGGATTTATTTTGCAATTTGTGCATGCCTTCAACGCCTTATTTGtgtggcatttttttctcattgtgtttgtttgcttgcgaatgccttgacattttttttttgctttgaatttcATTGGGACATTTAATTTCGTTGCCTTTTGTCGTCCActgatgatgtgtgtgtgttttggcaccTCAGAGCAGAAAGGCATGCAGAGGAGGAATTAGATAGAGCCTTGAGGGACATCCTGGGTCAGTTAACCACGCGGCATTATCTGCATTCTCTGATGACAATGCGTGCAGGGTAAGGGCTTGCGGCACCCACCTCGTCTTGTCTCTTTCTTATTTATCACtcttcctttttgttgttgttgttgtttaaatccCATCGTTGACATCCTGattggtttttttgtgtgcgtgtaatcTTTCGAAGGGGAGTGAAATATTCATGTGAATAATCCatcaattgattgatttatttttttttggggggggggggactcgagTAAACGCGTCAGAATAGCAAATCGGCCTGTAAATGAATTATTGATAAGGCCCAGCAATGCATTATTAACGCCACCAAAAAAAGACGCTTAaatggaattttattttttttttaaatgaaggtaTGCTATTTGATTTTTGCGTCGCAGCAGCGAGGAGAACAGCATGGAGGACGAAAGCGAGCCGCTCTCCAAGAGGCACTCGGACGGCATCTTCACCGACAGCTACAGCCGCTACAGGAAGCAGATGGCCGTGCAAAAGTATCTGGCGGCCGTCCTGGGACGAAGGTACAGACAGAGAGTGCGCACTAAAGGACGCCGGCTCGCCTATTTGTAGTGCAGCCCTCCCACCCGCACACTTTGTGCGTGTATACCGTATAAATGTatgacccccccggcccccccaacccgcacacacgcacacgcagccAGTGTCATCCGCCCATCGTCCACATGATATAGCGAAGCAGTGGATTGCGCCTCTGTGTTCTCCTTCGACATGATGTAATTATGTATGACGTTAAgacattaaaatgaatattttattaataataTCGTTTCCCccaccctcatttttttttgctacgagaaaaaaaaaggaacttgattaaccctcctgttatgtTGCTGTCAAATTGACTCGATTTAAAGAATCAAAGAACGAGCATTTAAAATGCAACGGGGGTAGGATGAACAATGACAATGCTTTGGGGattatttctctctttttcgGACTCTTCTTGATAATTACACATCGACGCCCTGGGTCGAAATGAcccatttaaaagtgaaagaatTGTTCGTTGTTGAGTTTTCACACCCCTCCATCGTGCCCATTTTGGACACCTGCGGCTCAATAAACATGACCCTGGTCAAACTgagccatttaaaaatgaacgAATTGCACATCATCCTATCATATATTTGTCACGAAATTGTTAAGCGTAGTGTTAACAATGACCTATCAACACTCAGTGTgacaccccccagcccccatttTGAACAATTTGGGACGATTAAACACAGTCTGGGTCAAACTGACCTAGCAAAATGATCGCTAGTCGTAACAGGAGGGTTAAACTGAACAGTCCATGGATGAAtatctgtttattttcatgtttcaaggtgtttgaaaaaaagatcaTAATTGTGCACCTTCAAAGTTATGcgcttgagaagaaaaaaagagtcatctatacatatatatatacatataaagagagatatatatatatgcagagaaataaatagattaaaaaaaagacaatcaaaGTATTGAATGTTACACTTATTTTTGTAagctatttttttaagtgttgtttgttttttggacaaaaacagGCCCAAAGAAGTGGTGCGCATGCTACATACCCGTGTAGgagtttgtgtgcgcgcgtgtgttcaaCGCTCCATTGAAAAATGATGATTGTTATTCTTTGCTTTTTTATTCCTGCAAGGATGCCTCAATGATGCTCACACTTGCACACTTGTGGAAAATatgtgcgcgcgtgtttgtgtcAAAAGTGCGCTCGGCAAAGAGGAGCGCAAAATCGGCATTTACTTTGTCGTTATCTTGTGCAATATCTGCATGCTCTTGTATTGTTGGCGGAAAGTGT
It includes:
- the adcyap1b gene encoding adenylate cyclase activating polypeptide 1b isoform X4, whose amino-acid sequence is MASSRKATLILLIYGIFMHHSVSCTPLGLSYPKIRLDNDAFDEDANSLGELGFDGDHLALRSAPSLNDDGGGGGGGGGGGGYTLYYPADKRAERHAEEELDRALRDILGQLTTRHYLHSLMTMRAGSEENSMEDESEPLSKRHSDGIFTDSYSRYRKQMAVQKYLAAVLGRRYRQRVRTKGRRLAYL
- the adcyap1b gene encoding adenylate cyclase activating polypeptide 1b isoform X2, which encodes MASSRKATLILLIYGIFMHHSVSCTPLGLSYPKIRLDNDAFDEDANSLGELGFDGDHLALRSAPSLNDDGGGGGGGGGGGGYTLYYPADKSSEENSMEDESEPLSKRHSDGIFTDSYSRYRKQMAVQKYLAAVLGRRYRQRVRTKGRRLAYL
- the adcyap1b gene encoding adenylate cyclase activating polypeptide 1b isoform X1, giving the protein MASSRKATLILLIYGIFMHHSVSCTPLGLSYPKIRLDNDAFDEDANSLGELGFDGDHLALRSAPSLNDDGGGGGGGGGGGGYTLYYPADKRAERHAEEELDRALRDILGQLTTRHYLHSLMTMRAGEENSMEDESEPLSKRHSDGIFTDSYSRYRKQMAVQKYLAAVLGRRYRQRVRTKGRRLAYL
- the adcyap1b gene encoding adenylate cyclase activating polypeptide 1b isoform X3, which produces MASSRKATLILLIYGIFMHHSVSCTPLGLSYPKIRLDNDAFDEDANSLGELGFDGDHLALRSAPSLNDDGGGGGGGGGGGGYTLYYPADKSEENSMEDESEPLSKRHSDGIFTDSYSRYRKQMAVQKYLAAVLGRRYRQRVRTKGRRLAYL